The nucleotide window TGCTTCGTTTAAAGCTTCTAAAGTAAACGATCagatgtgttgcactcctttaatTGTTAATCAATTCGTTAAGCTTTATCAATTAGCAGCCCTGAATAGTTCCTGAGCCACACAACTCACGTGGGGTAAACTTCACAggcattagttatctttagtattttaatttttatattttaaaaattatattaagattcatataattataaaaatataatattaaaatttttatcttaaGAATCAAGAAAAAAGTTTGTttgatgtttcactttcgtaaatataaaGTTGTCACCgttacttttaaaaatataaaacttaAAATACATATGTAATTTGTTGATAATCTTAATATGTGAAGagatatatatgtaaaatattgataatatttttatagttACGGTAGCAATACaacataaaaatcataaaatataagaaaaaatcaACTCCCGTAAATTTTAGGGCTGATGTGGCTGTTCGTAGACCGATGCGTCAAACCATGCAGTATAACAGGGCGACTCACCCTGTCTGTATATAAGAACGACGCACTACCATGTGAGCGGAAGGTGACGTCACTTTCCTCTTTGGGATATGGAATTGGGGCGCAATCGTCGAACCCACTCGATTCAAAATCGCCGTTATTGTCACGAGCAGATGGATCTAATGTTAACGGCTGTTGTGACACGCATTGATCGCAGTTGTGTTGGCTTGCGGCCGGTCGAGAACGCACTTGTACGCCTACTTCGTGATCAAGATGGTCAGCGGCATGTTCTCCGACGGCAGCATGCAATGCCTCTCCCTTGCTTATGTGGTGCGTCACACAAGCTGTATTACTTCGCTAATGGTCCCATTCATGGCTCGAAGCCGAGCCCTGCTTTGCTTGCTGCTGAGACTTGTTCTGCTGCGCTCCACGAAGGCGGATAAAGTCTGCGAGCGGAGGCGGGCGTCGGCCTTCGGCGTGCTCTCCGGGGTATCCGCCGCGGGTTTCGTCTCCGGCACCGTTGCTGCTCGTTTCCTCCCCACCTCCCACACCTTTCAGGTCTCTGCCTCTCCGTCCCTCTCTTACTCTATCGTCTGTTTTATTTAACCTCCCTCTTGTGTCCAGGTCTCGGCCTCCGTGGCGGCGCTCGCAGCGGTCTACATGAGGGTCTTCTTGGAGGAAACCGACGGCGGAGCTGCTCTCATGGACGAGGAGTCCACCCGCCCCTTCTGCTCCCCTGCAACTGATGGCGAGTCGTGCCCGAGTTTGCCGACCCTTAAGAAGAAGGTCCCGTCTCTGGGTGACATGATCTCCCTCCTGAGGAACAGGTGAGTGAACAGATATGTGGATTTGCTTGGCCaatatttcgattaaatcatcaaaaatttaaatttgctGACAAGAAATTTTCTTGATAACGTAAAGGTTGTGTTGGTTGGAAAACCAGCAAACCATTATCTTCCCTGTTCTTCTGTGTTATTTTGGTTTTTATTGAGTATCTTGAACAAACTTTCAAGCTCAAGTAGCAACTTGATAGTACTAAATGAGAATAAAATGATGACTTCTCAAATAAACAATTTTAGTGAAGTAGTTGTCGATTGAGTTGAATATCAATGAAATTTCTGCAAACTTAGTTAATGTATCATTACTGCTGAAGAGACCTCATACTTTGACTGCTTGCCATGCAGTTTGACCTTAACAAGAGCTGCAATTGTTGTGTTTTTCAACAGCCTTGCTGACAGTGGCTTTCAATCTGCACTATTGGTATCATTACTCCTCCAATTCTCCTTGGACTAATTACAAATTGCTTTTCTGATAATTAACTTAACTACCTCTAAATCTGAATAATGGCATAGATACTGTGTGAATGCTGCACTGTTCATAAACTAATGGCCCTTCcccaaatcataatacaatgttaATTTTCTCCGCTTGCTGTGGCATTTTCTGTATGGATGGAATCTCCAGATATCTTACAGgaggaaaagcacatttcatgctATAATGAAACAATGAACCAAAACAGAGTTGATACTTGAACAACTTGTTATTTTCACATTCAAATCTAGGTTATAATCTTTCTAGTTCAATCTTTAGTTTGAAGTCTAGCTTTTCTGAGGACATCACTAGGTTTTTTACTTACTTAATTCTGTATTCAATAGTACTATCTAAAAGCACAGTTCCACTTCAACAAAGACCAGTTTGCTGATTTGCTGCTTATTGCTGGTGGTGCAGGAGCCTTTTCACAGGTCTGAGCAATGCATTATGTAAATGACAATTTTTGTAAATGGATATATTTCTTAAGAATGGCATTTTTTGCAGCTACTTTTGATGCCCTCACTAGCACCTGCTATAGGCGAGGAGAGACTGTTAAATGTAGGCCTCTTGGCAAGCTGCGCACATGTAATTGGGACTCACTATAATTTCATTTACTAAT belongs to Musa acuminata AAA Group cultivar baxijiao chromosome BXJ3-5, Cavendish_Baxijiao_AAA, whole genome shotgun sequence and includes:
- the LOC103984544 gene encoding uncharacterized protein LOC103984544 isoform X1, with amino-acid sequence MKDLGDLLHLFACAFLFHFSAFMVIPAITDVTIEALCPGRDQCSLAIYLSGINQAITGLGTLVVTPLVGNLSDKYGRKALLTLPMTSAIVPLVVLACGRSRTHLYAYFVIKMVSGMFSDGSMQCLSLAYVADKVCERRRASAFGVLSGVSAAGFVSGTVAARFLPTSHTFQVSASVAALAAVYMRVFLEETDGGAALMDEESTRPFCSPATDGESCPSLPTLKKKVPSLGDMISLLRNSLTLTRAAIVVFFNSLADSGFQSALLYYLKAQFHFNKDQFADLLLIAGGAGAFSQLLLMPSLAPAIGEERLLNVGLLASCAHIFLYSIAWSYWVPYFASTFVILGVFIHPCIRSIVSKKVRSNEQGMAQGCITGIASFASILSPLAFTPLTALFLSENAPFTFKGFSIMCAGFASLLAFTLSITMMSTTTIPYQKV
- the LOC103984544 gene encoding uncharacterized protein LOC103984544 isoform X4, with amino-acid sequence MTSAIVPLVVLACGRSRTHLYAYFVIKMVSGMFSDGSMQCLSLAYVADKVCERRRASAFGVLSGVSAAGFVSGTVAARFLPTSHTFQVSASVAALAAVYMRVFLEETDGGAALMDEESTRPFCSPATDGESCPSLPTLKKKVPSLGDMISLLRNSLTLTRAAIVVFFNSLADSGFQSALLYYLKAQFHFNKDQFADLLLIAGGAGAFSQLLLMPSLAPAIGEERLLNVGLLASCAHIFLYSIAWSYWVPYFASTFVILGVFIHPCIRSIVSKKVRSNEQGMAQGCITGIASFASILSPLAFTPLTALFLSENAPFTFKGFSIMCAGFASLLAFTLSITMMSTTTIPYQKV
- the LOC103984544 gene encoding uncharacterized protein LOC103984544 isoform X3 translates to MILITGLGTLVVTPLVGNLSDKYGRKALLTLPMTSAIVPLVVLACGRSRTHLYAYFVIKMVSGMFSDGSMQCLSLAYVADKVCERRRASAFGVLSGVSAAGFVSGTVAARFLPTSHTFQVSASVAALAAVYMRVFLEETDGGAALMDEESTRPFCSPATDGESCPSLPTLKKKVPSLGDMISLLRNSLTLTRAAIVVFFNSLADSGFQSALLYYLKAQFHFNKDQFADLLLIAGGAGAFSQLLLMPSLAPAIGEERLLNVGLLASCAHIFLYSIAWSYWVPYFASTFVILGVFIHPCIRSIVSKKVRSNEQGMAQGCITGIASFASILSPLAFTPLTALFLSENAPFTFKGFSIMCAGFASLLAFTLSITMMSTTTIPYQKV
- the LOC103984544 gene encoding uncharacterized protein LOC103984544 isoform X2 gives rise to the protein MKDLGDLLHLFACAFLFHFSAFMVIPAITDVTIEALCPGRDQCSLAIYLSGINQAITGLGTLVVTPLVGNLSDKYGRKALLTLPMTSAIVPLVVLACGRSRTHLYAYFVIKMVSGMFSDGSMQCLSLAYVADKVCERRRASAFGVLSGVSAAGFVSGTVAARFLPTSHTFQVSASVAALAAVYMRVFLEETDGGAALMDEESTRPFCSPATDGESCPSLPTLKKKVPSLGDMISLLRNSLTLTRAAIVVFFNSLADSGFQSALLYYLKAQFHFNKDQFADLLLIAGGAGAFSQLLLMPSLAPAIGEERLLNVGLLASCAHVPYFASTFVILGVFIHPCIRSIVSKKVRSNEQGMAQGCITGIASFASILSPLAFTPLTALFLSENAPFTFKGFSIMCAGFASLLAFTLSITMMSTTTIPYQKV